The Henckelia pumila isolate YLH828 chromosome 2, ASM3356847v2, whole genome shotgun sequence genome includes a window with the following:
- the LOC140878603 gene encoding photosystem II 5 kDa protein, chloroplastic-like has translation MASMTMTASFLGGSAAAKQLPATPRRVAFAVRASGETEKAPSNEKEESNSTRRDLMFAVATAAAFSVARVALADEPRRGTLDARKKYAPVCVTMPTAKICHK, from the coding sequence ATGGCTTCCATGACCATGACCGCCTCCTTCTTGGGTGGCTCCGCAGCCGCCAAGCAGCTCCCCGCCACTCCCCGCCGTGTCGCCTTCGCGGTGAGAGCCTCGGGGGAGACTGAGAAAGCACCCTCGAACGAGAAAGAGGAGAGCAACAGCACCAGGAGGGACTTGATGTTTGCTGTGGCCACGGCTGCGGCGTTCTCCGTTGCTCGAGTTGCGCTGGCGGATGAGCCCAGGCGGGGGACTCTGGATGCCAGGAAGAAATATGCGCCTGTTTGTGTCACTATGCCCACCGCTAAAATTTGTCACAAGTAA